A portion of the Candidatus Dadabacteria bacterium genome contains these proteins:
- a CDS encoding TlpA disulfide reductase family protein, which translates to MRTVTRVISAALIAVVAVLIVYSFERRLSGQRGDWPDSPLIGKPAPGLRLTLFDGKKFDIAGAPGRPVVLNFWASWCLPCAQEAEELNRAQRAYGKDAVIMGVNVMDDREAALEFIARHGVEYPNGYDPDKAVHIDYGVAGVPETFFISPDGRIVSKISGPVTFAEISSGLRQN; encoded by the coding sequence ATGAGAACAGTAACGCGAGTCATCAGCGCGGCGCTCATCGCCGTTGTCGCAGTCTTAATTGTTTACTCTTTTGAAAGGCGTCTCTCCGGACAGCGCGGAGACTGGCCGGACTCTCCCCTGATTGGCAAGCCCGCGCCCGGCTTGCGGCTGACCCTGTTTGACGGAAAAAAGTTTGACATTGCCGGTGCGCCGGGGCGGCCTGTGGTGCTGAACTTCTGGGCGTCATGGTGTCTTCCGTGCGCTCAGGAGGCGGAAGAACTCAACAGGGCGCAAAGGGCGTACGGAAAAGATGCCGTCATTATGGGCGTCAATGTTATGGATGACAGGGAAGCCGCGCTTGAGTTCATCGCGAGGCACGGCGTTGAATACCCGAACGGCTACGACCCGGACAAAGCCGTCCACATTGATTACGGTGTCGCGGGCGTTCCGGAAACCTTTTTCATCTCTCCCGACGGCAGGATAGTGAGCAAGATATCGGGTCCCGTAACCTTTGCCGAAATATCATCGGGACTGAGGCAAAATTGA
- a CDS encoding bifunctional alpha,alpha-trehalose-phosphate synthase (UDP-forming)/trehalose-phosphatase: MAGKIITVSNRPPLSAKVGAANTGAGGVSLKRNIGGVATGIGGANFGADAVWVGWPGVSSSGMSPGRTQEIKRLLGPGLHPVFLDDAETEGYYNGFCNSTLWPLFHYFPQIAEYDKHFFNAYRKVNKKFAKAVLEVADGNDTIWVHDYHLMLLPSLLRERLPDAEIGFFLHIPFPSSEIFRMLPGAAEILDGMLGADLVGFHTFDYVRHFSESVRRIKRIENSMGVFNVGSRLVKADMFPMGVDVKKFSSALKLESVKNSIRKKSRLFSPNCRVILSIDRLDYTKGIDRRLEAFDLFLKENPNWRGRAVLLLVAVPSRSDVESYKTLRSEIERMVSEINGKWGTMNWEPIKYLYRSFSFREMVSLYALADVLFITPVRDGMNLIAKEYVASRPDGRGALILSEMAGTSRELGEAFIVNPNDFSATAGALRAALETPTAERKQRMEAMRRRLVRYDLAKWTRDFLDKLRQTRRMQSAMSSRILSKRAADEIIGKVRRGKKSIVLLDYDGTLVSFRENPEDAKPDDEILKSLRAVAANPKIKLVIVSGRDRKTLSRWLGKVSNCIIAEHGAWIRDGGKWRRTSPETPGWKKEVLSVLEIFSDRTPGSFVEEKNYSLVWHYRKVDPALAVVRVGEINEALAGMVQNLNVRVTQGNKIVEVGDLSVNKGAGVLPWFSGGGWDCAIAMGDDVTDEDMFSALPSYAYSIKVGHGRPSRARFYTPSVTEARQFVHRLARVK, translated from the coding sequence ATGGCAGGAAAAATAATCACAGTCTCAAACCGCCCGCCCCTCTCCGCAAAGGTTGGCGCGGCGAACACCGGCGCGGGGGGAGTTTCCCTCAAGCGCAACATAGGCGGGGTTGCCACGGGCATCGGCGGCGCGAACTTCGGCGCAGACGCCGTGTGGGTGGGCTGGCCCGGCGTTTCGTCTTCCGGAATGAGCCCCGGGCGGACGCAAGAGATAAAGCGGCTGCTTGGGCCCGGCCTTCATCCCGTTTTTCTGGATGATGCGGAGACCGAGGGTTACTACAACGGCTTTTGCAACTCAACCCTCTGGCCGCTCTTTCACTACTTCCCTCAGATTGCCGAATATGACAAACACTTTTTTAACGCATACCGGAAGGTGAACAAAAAGTTTGCAAAAGCCGTTCTTGAAGTGGCGGACGGGAATGACACAATATGGGTTCACGACTACCACCTGATGCTTCTTCCCTCGCTTTTGAGGGAGCGGCTTCCCGATGCCGAGATCGGGTTCTTTCTTCACATACCTTTCCCTTCCTCCGAAATTTTCAGAATGCTTCCGGGCGCGGCGGAAATCCTTGACGGCATGTTAGGGGCGGACCTTGTGGGCTTTCACACCTTTGACTATGTGCGGCATTTTTCAGAGAGCGTGAGGCGAATCAAGAGAATTGAAAACTCAATGGGCGTTTTCAATGTCGGCTCCCGCCTTGTCAAAGCGGACATGTTCCCCATGGGCGTGGATGTGAAAAAGTTTTCCTCCGCCCTCAAACTGGAGTCCGTGAAAAACAGCATCAGGAAAAAGTCGCGCCTTTTTTCCCCGAACTGCCGCGTAATTCTTTCCATTGACCGGCTGGATTACACAAAGGGCATAGACAGGCGGCTTGAGGCGTTTGACTTGTTCTTAAAGGAAAACCCGAACTGGCGGGGCAGGGCGGTTCTTCTGCTTGTCGCAGTCCCTTCGCGCTCCGATGTTGAGAGTTACAAAACTCTGCGCTCAGAAATTGAGCGGATGGTGAGTGAAATCAACGGCAAGTGGGGAACAATGAACTGGGAGCCGATTAAATACCTTTACCGCTCTTTCAGTTTCCGGGAGATGGTTTCCCTTTACGCGCTTGCGGATGTTCTTTTCATAACCCCCGTCCGGGACGGGATGAATCTGATTGCAAAAGAGTATGTCGCTTCACGCCCGGACGGGCGGGGGGCGCTTATTTTGAGCGAGATGGCGGGCACTTCAAGGGAGCTTGGAGAGGCGTTCATAGTCAACCCGAATGACTTTTCCGCCACGGCGGGGGCGCTTCGCGCGGCTCTGGAGACGCCCACAGCGGAGCGCAAGCAGCGAATGGAGGCGATGAGGCGGCGGCTTGTCAGATACGACCTTGCCAAGTGGACGCGCGATTTTCTGGACAAACTGCGGCAGACAAGGCGCATGCAGTCCGCCATGTCTTCAAGGATTTTGTCAAAGCGGGCGGCGGATGAAATCATCGGAAAGGTAAGAAGGGGCAAAAAGTCCATAGTGTTGCTGGACTATGACGGCACGCTTGTTTCTTTCAGGGAGAACCCCGAAGACGCAAAGCCCGATGATGAGATATTAAAAAGTCTGCGAGCCGTTGCCGCGAATCCGAAAATCAAACTTGTGATAGTGAGCGGCAGAGACAGAAAAACCCTCTCCCGCTGGCTTGGGAAAGTGAGCAACTGCATCATTGCCGAGCATGGCGCGTGGATAAGAGACGGGGGGAAATGGCGGCGCACTTCTCCCGAAACGCCGGGTTGGAAAAAAGAGGTTTTGTCCGTGCTTGAGATATTTTCCGACAGAACTCCCGGCTCGTTTGTGGAGGAAAAAAACTATTCTCTTGTGTGGCATTACAGAAAGGTTGACCCCGCGCTTGCGGTTGTGAGGGTGGGGGAGATTAACGAGGCGCTCGCCGGAATGGTGCAAAATCTCAATGTCAGGGTAACGCAGGGAAACAAGATTGTTGAGGTGGGGGATTTGTCGGTCAACAAGGGCGCGGGTGTTCTCCCGTGGTTTTCAGGCGGCGGGTGGGATTGCGCGATTGCAATGGGGGATGATGTTACGGATGAGGATATGTTTTCGGCGCTTCCGTCTTATGCTTATTCAATCAAGGTCGGGCACGGGCGACCGAGCAGGGCGAGGTTTTATACGCCTTCGGTCACAGAGGCGCGGCAGTTTGTGCATCGGTTGGCGAGGGTTAAGTGA
- a CDS encoding endonuclease NucS: MKKKLTAIVLFLCLLSATPAEAHRVHFPKESQMENFLVKNWKHTVFAENFDIYRDKKGRTGKQYPTDTGGKIDILAISKDKKTFLVIELKRGGTSDTVIGQCQRYMGFVKEKLAKKGQEVRGAIVASKTNKKIKRALSVVPNIDFYKYKINYKVIHLERVE; the protein is encoded by the coding sequence ATGAAGAAAAAACTGACAGCCATTGTTCTCTTCCTCTGTCTCCTCTCCGCCACACCCGCAGAGGCTCACAGAGTCCATTTCCCGAAAGAGTCACAGATGGAAAACTTCCTTGTGAAGAACTGGAAGCACACTGTCTTTGCTGAAAACTTTGACATATACAGAGACAAGAAAGGGCGAACCGGCAAGCAATACCCTACGGACACGGGAGGGAAGATTGACATCCTTGCCATTAGCAAAGACAAAAAGACCTTTCTTGTGATTGAACTGAAACGGGGCGGGACTTCCGATACGGTTATCGGGCAATGCCAAAGGTATATGGGGTTTGTGAAAGAGAAACTGGCAAAGAAGGGTCAGGAAGTCAGGGGAGCAATAGTAGCCTCAAAGACAAACAAGAAAATCAAACGAGCTTTGTCGGTTGTGCCTAACATTGACTTTTATAAATACAAAATCAACTACAAGGTTATTCACTTGGAGAGGGTTGAGTGA
- a CDS encoding zinc ribbon domain-containing protein, which yields MPCYEYECAKCGNRFEFLHLGNEVAKCESCGTKKVTRLLSSFGFGFKGFGASSAEPPAPVEAAETENGTDTCCGGGSCGCG from the coding sequence ATGCCCTGTTACGAATACGAATGCGCGAAGTGCGGAAACAGATTTGAGTTCCTTCACCTCGGCAATGAGGTTGCAAAGTGCGAAAGTTGCGGAACGAAGAAAGTTACAAGACTTCTTTCCTCTTTCGGTTTTGGCTTCAAAGGGTTTGGAGCGAGTTCCGCCGAACCCCCCGCCCCTGTTGAGGCGGCTGAAACGGAAAACGGCACAGACACATGTTGCGGCGGCGGCAGTTGCGGGTGCGGGTAA
- a CDS encoding histidine phosphatase family protein — MKTLFLIRHAHSGRKSGVADDSKRPLSDRGKAEAAEMGKRLKAGRVNFDAFYSSVAKRAYETARIVAGEVGVSVEDIVRDEGFYTFDVERLLSAVRSVDDGFSTVAVFCHNFAVSGVANLLAGAEIEMPTCGVVHIETGSEKWSGVSAGEGRVVEFDFPGRDKSG; from the coding sequence GTGAAAACGCTTTTTCTGATAAGGCACGCCCACAGCGGAAGGAAGTCGGGGGTTGCGGATGATTCGAAACGTCCGCTTTCGGACAGGGGAAAGGCGGAGGCGGCGGAGATGGGGAAACGGCTTAAAGCAGGAAGGGTTAATTTTGACGCCTTTTATTCAAGTGTTGCGAAAAGGGCTTATGAAACGGCGAGAATTGTTGCGGGGGAGGTGGGGGTTTCGGTTGAGGATATTGTAAGGGATGAAGGGTTTTACACCTTTGATGTTGAAAGGCTTTTGTCCGCCGTCCGGTCTGTTGATGACGGGTTTTCCACTGTTGCGGTTTTCTGTCACAATTTTGCGGTAAGCGGGGTTGCGAACCTTCTTGCGGGAGCGGAGATAGAAATGCCGACTTGCGGGGTTGTTCATATAGAAACGGGTTCGGAAAAATGGAGCGGGGTTTCGGCGGGAGAGGGAAGGGTGGTTGAGTTTGATTTTCCGGGGCGGGATAAATCGGGTTGA
- a CDS encoding NADH-quinone oxidoreductase subunit N → MNLAQLTANASLIAPEIALCIAGLVLAVAAPVLKTVSEQRRGTIFCAVALIGFAIAFVLNADRFGGAESAFSGTLYLDDFSAFFNSIFLASAAAASLFAASYIRESERLGEFLALVSLCVPGMMLMAESVEFVSLFVSFEVVSICAYALAGFSSRTVAPAEAGIKYLVTGGFSSAVMLLGIALLYGGTGSLEFGVISGAFEASPSNPMLLAGAALVFTGFIFKAGAAPLHQWIPDVYHGAPMPATAFMSVGVKVAAIAVLARFVVEIGSAGQWALPVIVSAVAAVTMLAGNISAIAQSNVKRMLAYSSVAHVGYVLVGVAAYLSGDDPAGLSGVFYYSYAYAAVSLGAFGLLSVLGRDGNEYQTFGDISGLWRTKPAAALALAVFMFALAGVPPTIGFFAKYRVFLPAAQEGLHFLVVFALVNSVVSAYYYLKVAVFAFMKPVSKQQTAGWKAGLGARAAVALLCVVTLLLGIAPFDTAGLAESAARALTLR, encoded by the coding sequence ATGAACCTTGCCCAGCTTACAGCAAACGCCTCTCTGATAGCCCCGGAGATTGCGCTGTGCATTGCGGGACTTGTCCTCGCCGTTGCCGCGCCCGTATTGAAAACCGTCTCTGAACAGAGGCGCGGGACGATCTTCTGCGCCGTTGCGCTTATCGGGTTTGCCATCGCCTTTGTTCTCAACGCGGACAGGTTCGGCGGCGCGGAGAGCGCGTTTTCCGGCACTCTTTACCTTGATGATTTCTCCGCTTTTTTCAACTCCATATTTCTTGCAAGCGCGGCGGCGGCGTCCCTTTTTGCCGCCTCTTACATAAGAGAATCCGAGCGGCTTGGAGAGTTTCTCGCCCTTGTCTCGCTGTGTGTGCCGGGGATGATGCTGATGGCCGAATCGGTTGAGTTCGTGTCGCTTTTCGTTTCGTTTGAAGTGGTTTCAATCTGCGCCTACGCCCTTGCCGGATTTTCGTCCCGAACCGTTGCCCCCGCCGAGGCGGGGATTAAGTATCTGGTTACGGGAGGGTTTTCCTCCGCCGTTATGCTTCTGGGCATCGCGCTGCTTTACGGCGGGACGGGAAGTCTGGAATTCGGCGTCATATCGGGCGCGTTTGAAGCCTCGCCGTCAAATCCGATGTTGCTTGCGGGCGCGGCTCTTGTGTTTACGGGCTTCATATTCAAGGCGGGCGCCGCCCCCCTTCATCAGTGGATTCCCGATGTTTACCACGGCGCGCCCATGCCTGCGACCGCTTTTATGTCCGTGGGCGTCAAGGTGGCAGCGATTGCGGTTCTGGCAAGGTTTGTCGTGGAAATAGGGTCAGCCGGGCAGTGGGCGCTTCCGGTGATAGTCAGCGCGGTTGCCGCGGTAACCATGCTTGCCGGAAACATATCGGCCATAGCGCAGAGCAATGTGAAGAGAATGCTCGCATATTCAAGCGTCGCCCATGTGGGGTATGTTCTGGTCGGTGTCGCCGCCTATTTGTCCGGGGACGACCCGGCGGGGCTTTCCGGCGTTTTCTATTACTCTTACGCCTATGCGGCGGTCAGCCTCGGCGCGTTCGGGTTGCTGTCCGTTCTTGGAAGAGACGGAAACGAATACCAGACTTTCGGCGACATATCAGGGCTGTGGCGGACAAAACCCGCCGCCGCATTGGCTCTTGCGGTGTTTATGTTTGCGCTCGCGGGAGTTCCTCCGACCATAGGTTTTTTTGCAAAATACCGGGTCTTCCTTCCGGCGGCGCAGGAGGGATTGCACTTTCTGGTGGTGTTTGCCCTTGTCAACAGCGTGGTCTCCGCCTACTACTATTTGAAGGTTGCGGTGTTCGCGTTTATGAAGCCGGTGTCAAAACAGCAGACCGCCGGATGGAAAGCGGGGCTCGGAGCGCGCGCGGCGGTCGCCTTATTGTGCGTTGTAACCCTGCTGCTGGGGATTGCGCCGTTTGACACGGCGGGGCTTGCCGAATCCGCCGCGCGGGCGCTGACTTTACGATGA
- a CDS encoding ankyrin repeat domain-containing protein → MNRAFYGFAIAVVVLMGAAYYAGLYGSQTEVNERGWTPLMFAARDGNSKAIRELLKAGADIEAKDNDGWTALMIAAILGQTEAVRELLKAGADIEARESESDLTALMLATGGGQTEAIQALLKAGADIEARESESDLTALMLATGGGQTEAIQALLKAGADIEARESISGGTALRQAAFHGQTEAIQVLLKAGADIEAKNHLGATVLMAALFGGGHIEAIQTLLKAGVNIEARENYGLTALMIAAIHGQTEAIQALLKAGADKRASVDGVTAFDAWQAAHKDHPDFYEITRLLQP, encoded by the coding sequence ATGAACAGAGCATTTTACGGGTTTGCCATAGCGGTTGTCGTTTTAATGGGTGCGGCTTACTATGCGGGTCTTTATGGGTCGCAAACCGAGGTGAATGAGAGAGGTTGGACACCTCTAATGTTTGCGGCGAGGGACGGAAACTCTAAAGCAATACGAGAGTTACTAAAAGCGGGTGCGGACATAGAGGCAAAGGATAACGATGGCTGGACGGCTCTGATGATTGCGGCGATCCTCGGGCAGACAGAAGCAGTAAGAGAGTTGCTAAAAGCGGGAGCAGATATAGAAGCAAGAGAGAGTGAAAGCGATTTGACGGCTTTAATGCTTGCGACAGGTGGCGGCCAAACCGAAGCAATACAGGCATTGCTGAAAGCGGGAGCAGATATAGAAGCAAGAGAGAGTGAAAGCGATTTGACGGCTTTAATGCTTGCGACAGGTGGCGGCCAAACCGAAGCAATACAGGCATTGCTGAAAGCGGGAGCGGATATAGAGGCAAGAGAGAGTATAAGCGGCGGGACGGCTCTAAGGCAGGCGGCATTTCATGGCCAAACCGAAGCAATACAAGTATTGCTGAAAGCGGGAGCGGATATAGAGGCAAAAAATCATTTAGGCGCAACGGTTCTGATGGCAGCGTTGTTCGGCGGCGGGCACATAGAAGCAATACAGACATTGCTTAAAGCAGGGGTTAATATAGAGGCAAGGGAGAATTATGGACTCACGGCTCTGATGATTGCGGCAATTCATGGCCAAACCGAAGCAATACAGGCATTGCTGAAAGCGGGAGCAGATAAACGGGCAAGTGTCGACGGAGTTACGGCTTTTGATGCATGGCAAGCGGCGCATAAAGACCATCCTGATTTTTACGAAATCACAAGGTTGCTTCAACCATGA
- a CDS encoding TIGR04282 family arsenosugar biosynthesis glycosyltransferase — protein sequence MAIFLKHPTPGKVKTRLAKQLGNRRAAAVYSAMAKDVVKSAERGARIFFDPPEMEKEVRRWLGGFSGAFSPQSGDSLGGRMANAIGLCLREGSEKVVVIGTDCPDITPAIIAGAFERLDGADVVIGPCEDGGYYLIGMRRLYRELFCGIEWSSNSVTARTVEKAEALSLKVSMLQTLRDIDEAEDLGGRFESYIQNGGETS from the coding sequence GTGGCGATTTTTCTCAAGCACCCCACTCCGGGAAAAGTGAAGACGCGGCTGGCAAAGCAACTGGGAAACCGGCGGGCGGCGGCGGTTTATTCCGCCATGGCGAAAGATGTTGTGAAATCGGCGGAGCGCGGAGCGCGGATTTTCTTTGACCCGCCGGAAATGGAAAAAGAAGTAAGGCGGTGGCTCGGCGGCTTTTCGGGGGCTTTCTCTCCGCAGAGCGGGGATTCGCTGGGCGGAAGAATGGCAAACGCCATCGGGCTTTGCCTTCGGGAGGGAAGCGAAAAGGTTGTTGTCATCGGGACGGACTGCCCTGACATTACACCCGCAATTATCGCCGGGGCGTTTGAGCGGCTTGACGGGGCGGATGTGGTTATAGGGCCGTGCGAAGACGGCGGCTATTACCTTATAGGAATGAGGCGGCTTTACCGGGAGTTGTTTTGCGGAATTGAATGGAGTTCAAACTCGGTAACCGCCCGGACGGTTGAAAAAGCGGAGGCGCTTTCCCTTAAGGTGAGCATGCTGCAAACACTGCGCGACATAGATGAAGCGGAAGACCTCGGCGGGCGGTTTGAATCGTATATCCAAAACGGCGGGGAAACGTCATGA
- a CDS encoding HAD family phosphatase, with protein sequence MNFQAVIFDMDGVLIDSEPLWEEAEIKLLKSEGVRYDPLFRDKVVGLSQIDSSKLIIREFGLNCSPQSLIERRMEILLGIYEERLSMFEGAREAIERFRGGGLKTALASSSPMRVIAYVLEKFSLGTLFDAVVSGDCVENGKPAPDIYLLAAEKIDIAPRFCAAVEDSPRGVESAADAGMFCVAIPDPRLKADEFGKCGAVCGKISEVEGVLGF encoded by the coding sequence TTGAATTTTCAAGCCGTCATCTTTGACATGGACGGGGTGCTCATAGACAGCGAGCCCCTGTGGGAAGAAGCGGAAATAAAACTGCTCAAATCGGAGGGCGTTCGTTACGACCCTCTTTTCAGGGACAAGGTTGTCGGACTGAGCCAGATTGACTCGTCAAAACTGATTATCCGGGAGTTCGGGCTGAACTGCTCCCCCCAAAGTCTGATAGAGCGGAGGATGGAGATCCTTCTCGGCATTTATGAGGAGCGTCTGTCAATGTTTGAGGGCGCAAGGGAGGCGATTGAAAGATTCAGAGGCGGCGGGTTGAAAACCGCTCTTGCGTCCAGTTCGCCCATGAGGGTTATAGCGTATGTGCTTGAAAAGTTTTCGCTTGGGACCCTGTTTGATGCGGTGGTGTCGGGCGATTGTGTGGAAAACGGAAAGCCCGCGCCCGACATTTATTTGCTTGCGGCTGAAAAGATTGACATTGCGCCCCGCTTTTGCGCGGCGGTTGAGGACTCGCCGCGCGGGGTTGAGTCTGCGGCGGATGCCGGGATGTTTTGCGTGGCAATTCCCGACCCGCGCTTGAAAGCGGATGAGTTCGGCAAGTGCGGGGCGGTTTGCGGGAAGATATCGGAGGTTGAGGGTGTGCTTGGGTTTTGA
- a CDS encoding malate dehydrogenase: MAEKSEQNLKKSALEYHRKERKGKLEVIPSKPCATQWDLSLAYSPGVAEPCKEIEKDPDTAYEYTNKGNLVGVVSNGTAVLGLGSIGALAGKPVMEGKGVLFKRFADIDAYDININCSDPDEFIRIVESLEPTFGGINLEDIKAPECFKIEDELKEKMDIPVFHDDQHGTAIISAAGLLNACELTGRNIEDLTMVFNGAGASAIACAELFVSLGVKRENIIMCDSRGVIYEGRKEGLNPQKERFIVKTKHRTVEDAMKGAQCFVGLSNGGAVSQDMVRSMDANPIIFAMANPDPEISYPDAKSARSDDVIMATGRSDYPNQVNNVLGFPFIFRGALDVRARSINEEMKIAAVRALAALAKEPVPDSVIKAYGGSPIEFSPDYIVPKPFDPRVLPWESAAVAQAAIETGVARVKIDTAEYKKSLEDKIQDQL, encoded by the coding sequence ATGGCAGAAAAATCGGAACAAAACCTGAAAAAATCCGCGCTTGAGTATCACAGGAAAGAGAGGAAGGGAAAACTTGAGGTTATCCCCTCAAAGCCGTGCGCGACACAGTGGGACCTTTCCCTCGCCTACTCTCCGGGAGTGGCCGAGCCGTGCAAAGAGATAGAAAAAGATCCTGACACCGCTTACGAATACACCAACAAGGGCAACCTTGTGGGCGTGGTTTCCAACGGAACGGCGGTTCTGGGCCTCGGCAGCATAGGGGCGCTTGCGGGCAAGCCGGTAATGGAGGGCAAAGGGGTTCTGTTCAAAAGGTTTGCGGACATTGACGCTTACGACATAAACATAAACTGCTCCGACCCCGACGAGTTTATAAGAATCGTTGAGAGCCTTGAGCCGACTTTCGGCGGCATTAACCTTGAAGACATAAAAGCGCCGGAATGTTTCAAGATAGAGGATGAGTTGAAAGAGAAGATGGACATCCCCGTCTTTCATGATGACCAGCACGGAACGGCGATCATATCCGCCGCCGGGCTTCTCAATGCGTGTGAGTTGACGGGCAGAAACATTGAAGACCTTACTATGGTTTTCAACGGCGCGGGCGCGTCCGCAATCGCTTGCGCGGAGTTGTTTGTCTCTCTCGGCGTGAAGCGGGAAAACATAATAATGTGCGACAGCAGGGGCGTAATCTACGAAGGGCGCAAGGAGGGGCTGAACCCTCAGAAAGAGCGTTTTATCGTAAAGACCAAGCACCGCACTGTTGAAGACGCGATGAAAGGCGCGCAGTGTTTTGTGGGCTTGTCAAACGGCGGAGCGGTAAGTCAGGATATGGTGAGAAGCATGGACGCAAACCCCATTATATTCGCCATGGCGAACCCCGACCCGGAGATTTCATATCCGGATGCAAAAAGCGCGAGAAGTGATGATGTAATCATGGCGACCGGAAGGTCTGACTACCCCAATCAGGTGAACAATGTTCTCGGTTTCCCGTTCATATTCCGGGGCGCTCTTGATGTGAGGGCGCGTTCCATAAACGAGGAGATGAAAATTGCGGCGGTCAGGGCGCTTGCGGCTCTGGCGAAAGAGCCCGTTCCCGACAGTGTTATAAAGGCGTACGGCGGAAGCCCGATAGAGTTTTCTCCCGATTACATAGTGCCCAAGCCGTTTGACCCGCGCGTTCTTCCGTGGGAGTCCGCGGCGGTGGCGCAGGCGGCAATTGAAACCGGCGTTGCAAGAGTGAAGATAGACACGGCGGAATACAAAAAGTCGCTTGAAGACAAGATTCAAGACCAACTTTGA
- a CDS encoding type II toxin-antitoxin system HicB family antitoxin — protein MSKQSHYKAIIKQDGDWWIGWIQEISGVNCQEATREELIETLRVSLSEMLELNRSQAVSSAGGGSFEEVEIVV, from the coding sequence ATGAGCAAGCAATCCCATTACAAAGCGATAATCAAACAGGACGGCGACTGGTGGATAGGCTGGATACAGGAAATTTCCGGCGTGAACTGTCAGGAGGCGACCCGCGAGGAACTTATAGAGACGCTGAGAGTTTCCCTGTCTGAAATGCTTGAGTTGAACCGCTCTCAGGCGGTCAGCAGTGCGGGCGGCGGAAGTTTTGAAGAAGTTGAAATAGTGGTGTGA
- a CDS encoding cytochrome c biogenesis protein CcdA → MIETASPAFTLAFLAGAASFLSPCIFPLVPGYLSAIAAGNARPVGPAVLFVAGFSSVFSLMGTSASFAGSFLAEYRETLSVVSGALVMILGLFTLEVIKIPFLMRERRASAPGAGRGAAYVFMLGCAFAFGWTPCIGPMLASILSYAALSPEPSGGMLLLLTYSAGLGSPFVLAALFLGRWRSLSALVSRYHSVYKYAVGGMLLAAGFLMAAGLLFYVNIYGQRFFEFLGLDFWTRI, encoded by the coding sequence ATGATTGAAACCGCCTCCCCCGCGTTCACCCTCGCCTTTCTTGCCGGCGCGGCGTCTTTTCTCTCGCCCTGCATATTTCCTCTGGTTCCCGGATACCTGTCCGCGATTGCGGCGGGCAACGCCCGCCCGGTGGGTCCTGCGGTTTTGTTTGTGGCGGGATTTTCCTCAGTATTCTCCCTCATGGGAACTTCGGCGTCCTTCGCCGGGTCTTTTCTTGCGGAATACAGGGAGACCCTTTCTGTTGTTTCCGGCGCTCTGGTGATGATTTTAGGGCTCTTCACTTTGGAGGTCATTAAAATCCCCTTCCTGATGAGGGAGCGGCGGGCGTCCGCCCCCGGCGCGGGAAGAGGGGCGGCCTATGTGTTCATGCTGGGGTGCGCCTTTGCTTTCGGGTGGACGCCGTGCATAGGGCCTATGCTTGCGTCCATACTGTCTTACGCCGCGCTGTCTCCCGAACCGTCCGGGGGGATGCTGCTTCTGCTGACCTATTCGGCGGGGCTCGGCTCGCCGTTTGTGCTTGCCGCCCTGTTCCTCGGAAGGTGGCGGTCTCTCTCGGCGCTTGTGAGCCGCTATCACTCCGTCTATAAGTATGCGGTCGGGGGGATGCTGCTGGCGGCGGGGTTCTTGATGGCGGCGGGGTTGCTGTTTTATGTGAATATCTACGGGCAGAGGTTTTTTGAGTTTCTGGGGCTTGATTTCTGGACGAGGATTTGA